The DNA segment GTGATACGTCAGTTGCAGTTAGTGTTCGATCTCGAGTGAGTACAACCGCTTGCGTGCATCGGAGAACGAAAAGCGCGACTCGATGACGTTCTCTTCGTCCAGTCGGTTCAGGGCGTACCTGACTGTGCGGGCCGGGAGCAGACTCTCTTCGGCGATCTGCTGTTGGGTCATCGTCTCGTTGTACTCGAGAACTTTCGCTACGAGTTTGGCGCTGGGTGGCAGTTCTC comes from the Natronosalvus amylolyticus genome and includes:
- a CDS encoding MarR family transcriptional regulator; amino-acid sequence: MSISEPFQTSEPDRGTWDDVRELPPSAKLVAKVLEYNETMTQQQIAEESLLPARTVRYALNRLDEENVIESRFSFSDARKRLYSLEIEH